Proteins encoded by one window of Erysipelothrix rhusiopathiae:
- a CDS encoding PTS sugar transporter subunit IIA encodes MFNEDLVFLDLKVSSQDELFDVMNQHLLDLGYVNEAYLDALKEREATYPTGLAAPVCSVAIPHVDSSYIHKPGIAFVRVSQPISYKEMVTDNDLEVKLFFFLLVKNKEEQVQILSKLMGTFSDDDFLNQLLQGKTNTEILDILTKGVA; translated from the coding sequence GTGTTTAATGAAGATTTAGTATTTTTAGACTTAAAAGTTTCGTCTCAAGATGAATTATTTGATGTTATGAATCAACATCTCTTAGATCTTGGATATGTTAATGAAGCGTATTTAGATGCACTTAAGGAACGTGAAGCAACTTATCCTACTGGACTTGCAGCACCTGTGTGCAGCGTCGCAATTCCCCATGTAGATTCAAGTTATATTCATAAACCTGGTATTGCATTTGTACGTGTATCACAACCGATTTCATATAAAGAAATGGTTACCGATAACGACCTTGAAGTAAAACTATTCTTTTTCTTACTTGTGAAAAACAAAGAAGAACAAGTTCAAATCTTAAGCAAACTTATGGGTACATTCTCGGATGATGATTTCTTAAATCAATTATTACAAGGAAAAACGAACACAGAAATTTTAGATATTTTAACTAAAGGAGTAGCATAG
- a CDS encoding PTS sugar transporter subunit IIB, with the protein MKTIIVACGSGIATSTVATSKLKAGLEAKGLLDQVKFIQTSLAELPSIASNQDVIVTTAQGGEGYGIPVVSGLSLLTGMGAQATIDNVIEILGL; encoded by the coding sequence ATGAAAACTATTATTGTAGCATGTGGATCAGGGATCGCAACAAGCACTGTTGCCACATCAAAACTTAAAGCAGGACTTGAAGCAAAAGGCCTCCTTGATCAAGTTAAATTTATTCAAACTTCTCTAGCTGAATTACCATCCATCGCATCCAATCAAGATGTGATTGTAACTACAGCACAAGGTGGAGAAGGTTATGGTATTCCCGTAGTGTCCGGTCTATCCCTCTTAACAGGTATGGGTGCTCAAGCAACGATTGATAACGTAATTGAAATCCTTGGCTTATAG